The following are encoded together in the Ranitomeya imitator isolate aRanImi1 chromosome 4, aRanImi1.pri, whole genome shotgun sequence genome:
- the FBXL14 gene encoding F-box/LRR-repeat protein 14: MESHISCLFPELLAMIFGYLDVRDKGRAAQVCGAWRDAAYHKSVWRGTEAKLHLRRANPSLFPSLQARGIRRVQILSLRRSLSYVIQGLPDIESLNLSGCYNLTDNGLGHAFVQEIPSLRALNLSLCKQITDSSLGRIAQYLKRLEGLELGGCSNITNTGLLLIAWGLHGLKSLNLRSCRHVSDVGIGHLAGMTRSAAEGCLGLEQLTLQDCQKLTDLALKHIARGLQGLRVLNLSFCGGISDAGLLHLSHMGGLRSLNLRSCDNISDTGIMHLAMGSLRLCGLDVSFCDKVGDQSLAYIAQGLYGLKSLSLCSCHISDDGINRMVRQMHSLRTLNIGQCVRITDKGLELIAEHLSQLTGIDLYGCTRITKRGLERITQLPCLKVLNLGLWQMTESEKVR; the protein is encoded by the coding sequence ATGGAGAGCCACATCTCCTGCCTGTTCCCGGAGCTGCTGGCCATGATCTTCGGCTACCTGGACGTCCGCGACAAGGGCCGAGCGGCGCAGGTGTGCGGGGCCTGGCGGGACGCGGCCTACCACAAGTCGGTGTGGCGGGGCACCGAGGCCAAGCTGCACCTCCGCCGCGCCAACCCGTCGCTGTTCCCCAGCCTGCAGGCCCGCGGCATCCGGCGGGTGCAGATCCTGAGCCTGCGCCGCTCCCTCAGCTACGTCATCCAGGGCCTGCCCGACATCGAGAGCCTGAACCTGAGCGGCTGCTACAACCTGACGGACAACGGCCTGGGCCACGCCTTCGTGCAGGAGATCCCGTCCCTGCGGGCGCTCAACCTGAGCCTGTGCAAGCAGATCACGGACAGCAGCCTGGGCCGCATCGCGCAGTACCTGAAGCGGCTGGAGGGGCTGGAGCTGGGGGGCTGCTCCAACATCACCAACACCGGCCTGCTGCTCATCGCCTGGGGGCTGCACGGCCTCAAGAGCCTCAACCTGCGCAGCTGCCGCCACGTCTCGGACGTGGGCATCGGCCACCTGGCCGGGATGACCCGCAGCGCCGCCGAGGGCTGCCTGGGCCTGGAGCAGCTCACCCTGCAGGACTGCCAGAAGCTCACCGACCTGGCGCTCAAGCACATCGCCCGGGGGCTGCAGGGGCTCCGCGTGCTCAACCTCAGCTTCTGCGGGGGCATCTCTGACGCGGGGCTGCTGCACCTGTCCCACATGGGCGGTCTGCGGAGCCTGAACCTGCGCAGCTGCGACAACATCAGCGACACGGGCATCATGCACCTGGCCATGGGCAGCCTGCGCCTCTGCGGCCTGGACGTCTCCTTCTGCGACAAGGTGGGCGACCAGAGCCTGGCCTACATCGCCCAGGGCCTGTACGGACTCAAGTCCCTGTCGCTCTGCTCCTGCCACATCAGCGACGACGGCATCAACCGGATGGTGCGGCAGATGCACAGCCTGCGGACCCTGAACATCGGCCAGTGCGTCCGCATCACCGACAAGGGGCTGGAGCTCATCGCCGAGCACCTGAGCCAGCTGACCGGCATCGACCTGTACGGGTGCACCCGCATCACCAAGAGGGGACTGGAGCGGATCACGCAGCTGCCTTGCCTCAAAGTGCTCAACCTGGGGCTGTGGCAGATGACCGAGAGCGAGAAGGTCAGGTGA